A single window of Streptomyces griseoviridis DNA harbors:
- the tsaD gene encoding tRNA (adenosine(37)-N6)-threonylcarbamoyltransferase complex transferase subunit TsaD — translation MGSPIVGSPIVLGIESSCDETGVGLVRNGRLLGHALASSMDEHARFGGVVPEIAARAHTHALRPVIRQALDAAGLRLADVGAVAVTTGPGLSGALQVGLAGARTLAYALGVPLYGVHHLAGHVAADTLGHGPLPDPCVVLIVSGGHTSLLLVRDLARDPILHLGDTLDDAAGECFDKVARAFGLPYPGGPAIDRAARAGDPRAVAFPRPLPGSYDFSFSGLKTAAARWAEGHAGRELPVADGAASLQEAVADVLTRKAVAACREHGVGTLVVVGGVAANSRVRSLAEERCRADGIELRVPPLGLCTDNGAMIAAVGDLLVRAGAEPAPLDVSIDPSAPLEYAALHPVASLAGAA, via the coding sequence ATGGGATCTCCGATCGTGGGCTCTCCGATCGTGCTGGGCATCGAGTCGTCCTGTGACGAGACCGGCGTGGGGCTGGTCAGGAACGGGAGGCTGCTGGGCCACGCGCTGGCGTCGAGCATGGACGAGCACGCCCGCTTCGGCGGCGTCGTGCCCGAGATCGCCGCCCGCGCGCACACGCACGCCCTACGCCCGGTGATCAGGCAGGCACTGGACGCCGCCGGACTGCGACTGGCGGACGTCGGCGCGGTCGCGGTGACCACGGGACCTGGCCTGTCAGGGGCCCTACAGGTGGGCCTCGCCGGGGCGAGAACCCTGGCGTACGCGCTCGGCGTCCCGCTCTACGGCGTCCACCACCTCGCCGGCCATGTCGCCGCCGACACCCTGGGGCACGGGCCCCTGCCCGACCCCTGCGTGGTGCTGATCGTCTCCGGCGGCCACACCTCGCTCCTCCTCGTCCGCGACCTGGCCCGCGATCCGATCCTGCACCTCGGGGACACCCTCGACGACGCGGCCGGGGAGTGCTTCGACAAGGTCGCGCGGGCCTTCGGGCTGCCGTACCCCGGCGGTCCGGCCATCGACCGGGCGGCGCGTGCCGGGGATCCCCGCGCTGTCGCCTTCCCCCGCCCGCTGCCCGGCTCCTACGACTTCTCCTTCTCCGGTCTCAAGACGGCCGCCGCACGCTGGGCGGAGGGCCACGCGGGCCGTGAACTGCCGGTCGCCGACGGGGCCGCGTCCCTCCAGGAGGCGGTGGCCGACGTGCTGACCCGCAAGGCGGTGGCCGCCTGCCGTGAGCACGGTGTCGGCACGCTGGTCGTGGTCGGCGGGGTCGCCGCCAACTCACGGGTGCGCTCGCTGGCCGAGGAGCGGTGCCGGGCCGACGGCATCGAACTGCGCGTGCCGCCACTGGGGTTGTGCACGGACAACGGCGCGATGATCGCGGCCGTCGGCGACCTCCTCGTCCGCGCCGGCGCCGAACCCGCGCCGCTCGACGTGTCGATCGACCCGTCGGCGCCACTGGAGTACGCGGCGCTGCACCCGGTGGCGTCCCTGGCAGGTGCGGCCTGA
- a CDS encoding GNAT family N-acetyltransferase codes for MDIRVVDGAELLVHTAALRSVYADAFRAPPWNEDAEKAVEFAGRLPVNVRRPGFTAALAFTGSRVTGFATAWTTPSPFPTDRCHPQAAAGLGPERAARWLCGSREIDELAVHPAARGTGLGAGLLEAVSAEAPEGRSWLLTSLRSSRALSFYRRQGWTQATHPSPGGRGLVVFLGPRHPARSLAAQPL; via the coding sequence ATGGACATCCGTGTCGTCGACGGCGCCGAACTCCTCGTCCACACCGCCGCCCTGCGCTCCGTCTACGCCGACGCCTTCCGCGCGCCGCCCTGGAACGAGGACGCGGAGAAGGCCGTCGAGTTCGCGGGCCGCCTGCCGGTGAACGTGCGGCGTCCGGGCTTCACCGCCGCGCTCGCCTTCACCGGTTCGCGGGTCACCGGCTTCGCCACCGCCTGGACCACCCCCTCGCCCTTCCCCACCGACCGCTGCCACCCCCAGGCCGCCGCCGGCCTCGGCCCCGAGCGCGCGGCGCGGTGGCTGTGCGGCTCACGCGAGATCGACGAACTCGCCGTCCACCCCGCCGCACGCGGCACGGGTCTCGGCGCCGGTCTCCTCGAAGCGGTCTCCGCCGAGGCCCCCGAGGGCCGTTCCTGGCTGCTCACCTCGCTCCGGTCGTCCCGCGCGCTGTCCTTCTACCGCCGCCAGGGCTGGACCCAGGCCACCCACCCCTCCCCCGGAGGCAGGGGTCTCGTGGTCTTCCTCGGCCCCCGCCATCCCGCCCGCTCCCTGGCCGCCCAGCCCCTGTGA
- a CDS encoding TetR/AcrR family transcriptional regulator, whose amino-acid sequence MRAEGLRERGKARKREAIVSAAHELFAERGYDAATITDISEKAGVSRRTVTLYFPTKLSIALAHLDAVEERIFSAVREREPGWSVIDALEHWLNEERSHQDELDALTDRMLTLNPQLQAPHQARVAEIVENGARHLAEEMGVPPDARDARLAAAAAAALVSSLGPAPGREDIAAAMTFLRAGISAVSGPDNGAVRADS is encoded by the coding sequence ATGAGGGCAGAGGGGCTCAGAGAGCGCGGCAAGGCCAGGAAACGCGAGGCCATTGTGAGCGCCGCCCACGAACTCTTCGCCGAGCGCGGTTACGACGCGGCCACCATCACGGACATCTCCGAGAAGGCCGGGGTCTCCCGGCGCACGGTCACCCTGTACTTCCCCACCAAGCTCAGCATCGCCCTCGCGCACCTCGACGCCGTCGAGGAGCGGATCTTCTCCGCCGTGCGCGAGCGCGAGCCGGGGTGGAGCGTCATCGACGCCCTCGAACACTGGCTGAACGAGGAGCGGAGCCACCAGGACGAGCTGGACGCGCTCACGGACCGCATGCTCACGCTCAACCCCCAGCTCCAGGCCCCTCATCAGGCGCGGGTGGCCGAGATCGTCGAGAACGGGGCACGTCATCTCGCCGAGGAGATGGGCGTGCCGCCCGACGCGCGCGACGCCCGCCTGGCCGCCGCGGCGGCAGCGGCCCTCGTCAGCTCGCTCGGCCCCGCACCCGGCCGCGAGGACATCGCCGCCGCCATGACCTTCCTGCGCGCCGGCATCTCGGCGGTCAGCGGCCCTGACAACGGAGCTGTACGCGCCGACAGTTGA